One Gordonia sp. SID5947 genomic region harbors:
- the rpsI gene encoding 30S ribosomal protein S9 translates to MTNENINDPAVEEIVESTDEIQAAAAGDDAAAVETVEVASDDYDTDVVADPAADSREPVVIDRPIQTVGRRKEAIVRVRLVPGSGQFQLNGRTLEEYFPNKVHQQLIKAPLVTVERTESFDIFAKLVGGGPSGQAGALRLGIARALIEVTPEDRPALKKAGFLTRDPRAVERKKYGLKKARKASQYSKR, encoded by the coding sequence GTGACGAACGAGAACATCAACGATCCGGCCGTCGAGGAGATCGTGGAGAGCACCGACGAGATCCAGGCCGCAGCCGCCGGTGACGACGCTGCCGCTGTCGAGACCGTCGAGGTCGCTTCGGACGACTACGACACCGACGTCGTGGCCGATCCGGCCGCCGACTCCCGCGAGCCGGTTGTCATCGATCGCCCGATCCAGACTGTCGGCCGCCGCAAGGAGGCCATCGTCCGGGTGCGTCTCGTCCCGGGCTCCGGCCAGTTCCAGCTCAACGGTCGTACCTTGGAGGAGTACTTCCCCAACAAGGTGCACCAGCAGCTGATCAAGGCTCCGCTCGTCACCGTCGAGCGCACCGAGTCGTTCGACATCTTCGCCAAGCTCGTCGGCGGTGGCCCCTCGGGCCAGGCCGGTGCGCTGCGCCTGGGCATCGCCCGTGCGCTGATCGAGGTCACCCCCGAGGACCGTCCCGCGCTCAAGAAGGCCGGCTTCCTCACCCGTGACCCGCGTGCGGTGGAGCGCAAGAAGTACGGCCTGAAGAAGGCCCGCAAGGCGTCGCAGTACTCCAAGCGCTGA
- the rplM gene encoding 50S ribosomal protein L13 — translation MPTYTPKAGDITHAWHVIDATDVVLGRLAVQTANLLRGKHKPTYAPHADGGDFVIIINAEKVALTSNKAERKLNYRHSGHPGGLKVQTTAELLESHPERVVEKAVKGMLPHTKLGRAMASKLKVYAGPNHPHEAQRPVPFEIKQVAQ, via the coding sequence GTGCCCACCTACACCCCGAAGGCCGGTGACATCACGCATGCGTGGCATGTCATCGACGCCACCGACGTGGTGCTCGGCCGGCTGGCCGTGCAGACCGCGAATCTGCTCCGCGGCAAGCACAAGCCGACTTATGCGCCGCACGCTGATGGCGGTGACTTCGTCATCATCATCAACGCCGAGAAGGTTGCGCTGACCAGCAACAAGGCCGAGCGCAAGCTGAACTACCGCCACTCCGGGCATCCGGGTGGGCTCAAGGTCCAGACAACTGCCGAGTTGCTGGAGAGCCACCCCGAGCGCGTGGTCGAGAAGGCCGTCAAGGGCATGCTGCCGCACACCAAGCTCGGCCGCGCCATGGCGTCCAAGCTGAAGGTCTACGCAGGCCCGAATCATCCCCACGAGGCCCAGCGGCCCGTGCCCTTCGAGATCAAGCAGGTGGCCCAGTGA
- a CDS encoding type VII secretion-associated protein, giving the protein MSTPAPRPTVVDLAFGHVAIGDGRAADVAGLLDAIDEPTVSVAGVRCQGHQAWQTVLRDLRLPDAGPGGPLPLVLGYPSTWGRVRSSVLARATADIGVPVTLVPRAVLIARSHTDGSMQRCAVVETTHFPTVPGDPARPTQPRWDVARLRRMSSGWEIEATDVLEPESDDIAARTETIVDDSVESVFVDGADPAEVTRAVDVVAAHALAGRVVAVDRELIRRYGWRTGGPEGADQRFGVSGTQVQEPPRAVRSRTGRWMTAAGVAAVAVALVAGVVGFLQRDGDGPPVEQTVALGRTGVEVPADWRRSELARSGGGGTDRPSRTVFADVEDGRRILVVQSEVRADSTLASVATSLGNRIRQRGDDVVTEFSASTRFMGREVISYREAPASGSAIRWYVLVEHGLQVSVGCQAGTAGESVDTECAHAVSSVVINEQR; this is encoded by the coding sequence GTGTCGACCCCCGCACCGCGCCCGACGGTCGTCGACCTCGCATTCGGCCACGTGGCCATCGGTGACGGTCGGGCGGCGGACGTGGCCGGTCTGCTGGACGCGATAGACGAGCCGACGGTGTCGGTCGCAGGTGTCCGATGCCAGGGTCACCAGGCGTGGCAGACCGTGTTGCGGGATCTGCGCCTGCCCGACGCCGGGCCAGGCGGCCCGTTGCCGCTGGTGCTCGGATACCCGAGCACCTGGGGTCGCGTGCGTTCGTCGGTTCTCGCCCGCGCCACCGCCGACATCGGCGTACCGGTGACACTCGTGCCCCGGGCAGTACTCATCGCGCGGAGTCATACAGACGGTTCCATGCAGCGGTGCGCGGTCGTCGAGACCACGCACTTTCCGACCGTTCCGGGAGACCCGGCCCGGCCGACCCAGCCGCGATGGGATGTCGCCCGACTACGTCGCATGTCATCGGGGTGGGAGATCGAGGCCACCGACGTCCTCGAACCGGAGTCAGATGACATCGCCGCACGGACCGAGACCATCGTGGACGACTCGGTGGAGTCGGTGTTCGTCGACGGTGCCGACCCCGCGGAGGTGACCCGTGCCGTCGACGTGGTCGCGGCCCATGCGCTGGCCGGCCGTGTGGTGGCGGTGGATCGGGAGCTGATCCGGCGTTACGGGTGGCGGACCGGTGGTCCAGAGGGCGCGGACCAACGGTTCGGGGTGAGCGGGACGCAGGTGCAGGAACCGCCCCGCGCGGTACGCAGTCGCACCGGCAGGTGGATGACTGCCGCCGGTGTCGCGGCGGTCGCGGTGGCGCTGGTGGCCGGGGTCGTCGGCTTTCTCCAGCGTGACGGCGACGGGCCGCCGGTGGAACAGACGGTGGCACTCGGACGTACCGGCGTCGAGGTGCCCGCCGACTGGCGGAGGAGTGAACTCGCACGATCGGGCGGCGGGGGAACCGATCGGCCCTCGCGCACGGTGTTCGCCGACGTCGAGGACGGTCGGCGGATTCTGGTGGTCCAGAGTGAGGTGAGGGCCGACTCGACCCTGGCGTCGGTGGCGACCAGTCTCGGCAACCGCATCCGGCAGCGGGGCGACGACGTGGTGACCGAGTTCTCCGCCAGTACGCGCTTCATGGGCCGTGAGGTGATCAGCTACCGGGAGGCGCCGGCGTCCGGTAGCGCCATCCGCTGGTACGTGCTCGTCGAGCACGGGCTGCAGGTGTCGGTCGGTTGCCAGGCTGGGACGGCCGGGGAGTCGGTGGACACCGAGTGCGCGCATGCGGTGTCGTCGGTGGTCATCAACGAACAGCGATGA